DNA sequence from the Alteribacter lacisalsi genome:
GTACAAGTCTATGCATGTACTTAAGAGTTATGCTTGAGCCGATGCATAATCCAGTTCTGACGGTGGAAAATATAGTAAAACCCGAAAGGTGTGAGAAGGTGGCTGTTCTTCAGGACCTTGGTCTCGTTATATTCAGAATCAGCACGATCCTCCCTCTCCTTCTGGCAGTTACACTGTTCATGGGTAAACGTTCGATCGGTGCACTGCCGGTGTTTGACTTTCTCGTAATCATGACGCTCGCTTCTGTAACGGGTGCTGATATCGCAAATCCCGATATCCAGCACATCCATACAGTCGCTGCCATTATCGGCATCGCCCTCCTCCAGCGTTTTTCTGCAGGGATGATGATGCGGAGCAGACGATTTGGAAGGCTCGTGACCTTTGAACCCACCATCGTCGTTCATAATGGGAAATTTCTTGCAGGTAACCTCAGAAAAGTCCGATACACCGTTGATAACGTGCTCCAGATGCTCAGGGAGAAAAACATTTTCGACGTCACTGATGTGGATCTCGCCATTATTGAGGGAAACGGCAGCCTCACCGTTCATCCACGCTCTGACAAGACTCCAGTTACTGCTGAAGACCTGGACATTAAGAAAAAAAGCGAAGGGATTGCCTATCCGGTTATTTTAGAAGGCAGGGTGTATACAGATGTACTAACGGACCTGGGACTCGATTACAGCTGGCTTGTCCGTGAGCTGGGACGAAATGGTATCCCAAGTACAAGTGAGGTATTCTATGCAGGGATTACCCGCGATAAAAAACTTCATTACTCCAAAGTAAGAGAAAGAAAAGAAGGTCCTCCGTTTTATCTTTAAACGGAAGGACCTTCTTTTTCAGCCAGATATAATTTTAGTTTATCCTTAAGTTCCTCAAGTTCCACCGCACAAAGTTCGTACATCTGTCTTGCGGAACGATTATCTGTATGCCGGGCAAATGATTTCAGATCGGCTTCTGCGTTTCTCAGGGCATTCCACAGCTCCGCTTTTTCGTTAGGTTTCTTCTGTTTCAACTGATCATCAAAAGTATCAATATACAACTGGCCGTCTCTGTCCGCCTGGGCCAGAAACACATTATCCATTGTCAGGTTCATAGCTTCTACTTTCTGTTCAATCCACCTTTGTGTCAGCCCGATTCGGTTAAGTGATTCATGCTGAATTTTCCCATCCCGCACAATCGTTTCCGTTTCCTTAACGGGGAGGACATTTAAATGAAGATCACGAGCGGTTACTGGTCTGAGGCTGCTTTTTAGCAGAACGTCAATTTCCCCGGTATCTTCGAGCATGGCAAACTCTACATCCTGAACGCTGAAAACACCTTTCCTTCTGAGCCCGGCTTCCAGTTCATCACTTGAAAGACGCTGTTTCTTCATTGCCTCTTCAAGGATTTTCCCGTTCTTAATGACGGGAACCGGTACTGCCTGCATCCAAGTCCTGAAACTCTGGCTTTTCAATTTAAGGATCTGAACCCCATACAAAGTCAGCGCAGCAATAAAAAAGCCGAGGAGGGGGTAAACAATTGGCACTGTGAGCATAATGGTTCCTGCCCCCAGCATGGCAGCAAAGAAAGCCATGATCAGAATTTCCGTTTGTGTCATATGCTGAAGATTTTTTCTGACGAGGAGCCTGGCAGACGCGAGAATAAGTACAACTGCGCTTACGGTTCTTATCGTTACATCAAGCCATCCCGGCATAAGGTTCATCTCCTGTCTTTTCAGTTAGTCAGGGGCGGAGGCTCGGTTTCAAGTTCATGAAGCCTGCCTTCCAGACGTCCTGCTACCGTCCGTACTTTTAAACACGCCTGCCTGTAAACGTCATGAGCCTCTTCATCCGTCGTCTGCATCTGCAGATCGGCCAGTCCTGCTTCAAGTCTGTGCAGGGTGGCCAGGCAGCCTCTTACGTGGTCCGTGTCCTTCATATTATCACCGTCTTTTCTTTATGCTCTTTTCGTAAAGATTGTCGTAATATTACGCTGCAGGCGGATGCTTTCCACGGGTAAAATGTTGTTTTATTTACAGGTCCGCGCCCTACCCTTTAGGCCTGAAAATCAGGGCAGCAAGGAAGGAGAAAACGATAGCTGATGAAATACCGGCACTTGTCACTTCAAAGATACCGGTCACAATCCCCACAATGCCATGCTGATTCGCTTCTGCAACGGCTCCATGAACGAGCGCGTTTCCAAAGCTCGTAATAGGCACTGTTGCACCTGCCCCGGCAAAATCAATCAGCGGTTCGTATAGACCCAAGCCGTCAAGTACAGCTCCTGCCACAACCAGGGCACTCATGGTGTGGGCCGGGGTCAGCTTGGCTACATCCATAAGTAGCTGACCGATCACACAGATCAGTCCTCCTACAATAAAGGCCCAGACAAACGTCATCATTGTTCCCCACCTCCTGATTCTATAGCCACCGCATGAGCAATGCATGGAATCGATTCTTTCTGCTGAAAAGTAAGTGGAGAAAGAAGGGCACCGGTAGCTACCACAAGAATCCGGCTGAGTTCGCCTTTTTTGATTCTGCCCAGCAGGTGGCTGTAAAGAACTGAAGCCGAACATCCTGCTCCGCTCGCTCCCGCAAAAACAGGCTGATCGTCTTTATAAATCATCAGGCCGCAGTCTTTAAAACGTTCAGGATCCACCGGTGTCCCCTTTTCCTTTAAAAGATCCAAGGCGATGGAACGTCCGATTTTCCCGAGGTCCCCTGTTACAATCAGATCATAATAATCCATTCCGACTCCTCTGTCCTGCAGGTGGCCTGTGATCGTATCAACCGCCGCCGGCGCCATAGCAGCCCCCATGTTGTAAGGGTCAGAGAGACCCATATCGATGACTTTGCCGATCGTGGCAGATGTTACAACAGGACCAGTGCCGCTCTCGGCAAGAAGGCCGAACCCAGCCCCTGTAACCGTCCATTGTGATGTTGGCGGTTTCTGAGCCCCGTATTCTGTTGGATATCGAAACGTTTTCTCCACTACGGCATTGTGGCTGACTGCCCCGGATAACACCAGTTTCGCTCCGCCGGCATTCATAACGAATGCTGCCAGGGCAAGACCTTCCATAGAGGTAGAGCATGCCCCGAATAGTCCAAAGTAGGGGATGCAGAGTGTTCGGCAGGCAAATGAGGTTGAGGTAATCTGGTTGGACAAATCACCGGCAAAAATAAACTGAACGTCATCGGGCTTTTTCCCTGCCTTATCAAGAGCCTTAAGGGCAGCATCCTCAAACAGTTTTTTCTGTGCTTTTTCATAACTGTCCTGGCTGCACCACATGTCTTCATGAATAATGTCATAATCATCAGCAAGCTGACCGTCTCCTTCAAAAGGACCTACCGCAGTACCCGAGGAGATGATCACAGGTCTTTTGTGAAATGTCCATGTGCGCTGTCCTAAAAGCATGCCTGTCATCCTCCTTCAAACCCGGTAATGGTAAGAATCAGTGCAATTATGAATGCTGCAAACGTTCCGAAGACGATAACGGAGCCGGCCAGTTTAAACATATTGCCCCCTACACCAAGGACGTAACCCTCCGTCCTGTGCTCTATGGCTGCCGAAGCCATACTGTTGGCAAACCCTGTAACGGGCACAGCTGTTCCTGCCCCTGCAATTTGAGCAAACCTGTCGTAAACACCCAGCCCGGTCAGCAGTACAGCAATAAAAATAAGAGTTGCAACGGTAGGATTCCCTGCCGTTTTTTCCGTAAAGTCGAACTGATACATGTAAAACAGCTGAATAGCCTGTCCGATCGTACAGATCAGCCCTCCAATGAGAAATGCCTTGATGCAATTGGCGATCACAGGCCGCTTAATTTCGTGCTTCTGGGCGGTTTCCTGGTACTTCCTCTGTTCAGGTGTAAGATTCTGCAGTTTTTTCTTCTTCCCCACTGACCTTCCTCCTTTCTAACCTCTCATATCGTCTTCGATTTTTTTAAGCCTCTTTTTTACTTCCTCTTTTTCTACACTGTTTTTGCCCAGTTCTGTTTCCAGCTTCTTCAGATCCGATGACAGTTTTTTATCCGTCGTTATGTGGATATTGTCTTCAGGGTATTTCTTTGAAGCGCGATCGTGGGCCCCTTTACGGATCCTATCGAGAAAGAATCGGTCAAACCCTTCAACGGTCAGTGCCATGTAAATATCATTTTCCAGAGATGCACCGCGTACTTCTTTTACTTCCTTCATTTTGGCAAGGTCCCGTTTTACTGCATCTGCTTTTTTCTGGCTGATTTCACTCTTTGCCTCAAGATAAGTTACAGTTGCCTGGTTTTTTTCAGCAGCTTTTGTTTCTGCCTTTCCTCCGCACGCCGACAGGCAGATCAGGAGAACTAATGATAATAATAAAATGACACTTTTTCTAGCATTCACAGTTGTCAGTCCCCTTTCTGGTCACTTTTATATTTTTTTTTGACGGGCGAAATATATGTATGCACGCTTTCATTCTCAGACGGGTTAACTTAGAAATGCACATGAACGTGATAAATTATGCACGACTGTTTATCCTAACCGTAAGACAAACTTCTGCGAGGCACACGAGAAAATGAATACGACATTCCCCTCCCTTACTGTTGAACTGCTTGCCGGTTTTTTTTGCCTGCTGATTCTGACTAAACTTCTCGGAAAAACACAGATAACCCAGCTCACCCCGTTTGACTTCATCTCTGCCCTTGTGCTTGGTGAGCTTGTGGGAAACGCGATCTATGATAAAGATACAGGACTTAATTATGTGCTTTATGCTATAGCTTTATGGGGGAGTCTCATTTACTTTATTGAGTACATCACGCAGAAATGGAAAAAAACGCGGGGGATCCTGGAAGGTAAGCCTTCTATCGTCATAAGGAGTGGAGTAATAGACAGAAATCAGCTCAGGAAAAACAAACTGGATCTTGATCAGCTCCAGCACCTGCTCCGGGACAAGGATGTTTTTTCAATGGAGGAGGTTGCCTACGCTATACTCGAACCGAACGGGACCGTAAATGTGTTAAAAAACTCTCCGTATCAGCCTTTATCAAAAAAGGATCTGCATCAGGTCAGCGAATCAGCCGTTCCTCTGCCGATTTCCATCATAAGTGACGGAGTATGGGTCGATGAAAATGTGAAACAGACGCCTTTTGATAAGCCGGTAATTGAAACGATTCTGCGCCAGAAAGGGATGACCCCAAAAGACATTCTTTTCGCCGAATATACACCTGACCAGCCACTTTATATTCAGTTAAATCATTACCCTTATGTAAAGAAAATCGATCTTGGTTAAGAAAACATAAGGCTTCGGACACAAAAAAACATGCCGCATAAATACGGCACGTTTATCAAGGATTAACGGCTGTGAGCCCTGAAATCCCCGTAGTATTCAAGTTCCTCCCGCAATTGCTGTACCGGCTCTTCACATAGAGCCATCATCGTTTTCAGACGCGAAGGTACGGCAGTCCTGAAAGTAACAGCCCTTATTCCTGAGTAGGCGGCCCGGCTGTCCTCATACCATGTATCAAAACGAGGCTGAAAAAATTCCTCGACGCAGTGATGATAGACCCAGGCCATTCGCTTACGGGCATGTTCTGCATTCAGTGTTTTCCTGGTAAGCAGCATTTTGCAGGCTTCTATCGCTTCGTCACTGTAGACGAGCAGACGCCTGAGCTGATCAAGGACAAGGGAAAGCTCACTTCGGCGAACATCATCGCCGCATTCATCAACTAGCATTTGGAGAGTGACGCTGTTTAGAAATTCCCTTGTAATATCAGCAGACTTTGTGAGCTTTTCAACAGTAACAGAAAGCTCACCTCTGACAGAATCGGTTCCCATAAAGACCTCCTTGACCTGCTGGTACTATAGGGTATGAAGCCTGTACGTAAAGAATGCTAGGATTGTTCATCAATTTGTTCCTGAAATCGTTCAAAAAATAAATCTGCTTCCCCTTCGGCATCTTCTTCGTCGGGATTTTCGGGAAGCGGAGGAAGTTCATTAATTGTTCGCAGTCCAAACTGTTCAAGGAATTCTCTGGTTGTCCCGTACAGGATCGCCCTCCCTGTACCTTCAGCCCGTCCGGCTTCTTTCACGAGCCTTTTTCCGGTAAGTGTCCGGATCGGCCGTTCAGATTTCACGCCGCGAATGTCCTCGATTTCCACTCTTGAAACCGGCTGTTTATAAGCAATGATTGCCAGTGTTTCAAGGGCTGCCTGAGATAGAGTTGCACTGGACGGGGACTGCACAAGCTTTTTGAAATATGGCGCGTGCTCCGCTTTCGTTGTAAGCTGAACAGAGTCACCGGCTTCAAGTATCTGAATCCCTCTGTCTTCACATTTGTAATCTTCTGCAAGTTCAGCAAGGCACCTCTTTACTGCAGTTATATTCAGATCGAGCACATCCGCCAGCTGCTTTTTATCAATGCCTTCTTCTCCCGAAACAAACAAAATCCCTTCCATTACGGCTTTTATCTCTTCATTTTTCACCGTTCGTCACCTCAAGTCTGATAAACAACAATTGAATCAAAATTACTGTCCTGTTCACAGCCGATCATCTTCGATTTCATCAGCTCGAGTACAGCAAGAAAGGTTACCACTTTTTGTGTACGGGACTGCTCGTCAAACAAAGATTCAAATGGCACACGTCCATGAACTCCCTCAAGCCGGCTTACAATATGTGTCATTCTGTCATCGATGGAAATCTCGTCTCTCTGGACAGTTGAATAGACGATTTTTTTCTTCTTTTTACGTGCTGCAATTTTTGAAAAAGCGTCAAGCATGTCGTATAGTGACACATCCACTTCAGAAACTTCTTTTTCATCCTCATCGGCCACAGCACTCAGGTTTGCGGCCGGTTTTGAAAAAAGATGGCTTCTTTCCACTTCTTTTTCCCGCAAATCACCAGCTGCTTCCTTATAGCGTTTGTATTCAATGAGC
Encoded proteins:
- a CDS encoding DUF421 domain-containing protein, whose product is MAVLQDLGLVIFRISTILPLLLAVTLFMGKRSIGALPVFDFLVIMTLASVTGADIANPDIQHIHTVAAIIGIALLQRFSAGMMMRSRRFGRLVTFEPTIVVHNGKFLAGNLRKVRYTVDNVLQMLREKNIFDVTDVDLAIIEGNGSLTVHPRSDKTPVTAEDLDIKKKSEGIAYPVILEGRVYTDVLTDLGLDYSWLVRELGRNGIPSTSEVFYAGITRDKKLHYSKVRERKEGPPFYL
- a CDS encoding DUF421 domain-containing protein, whose product is MPGWLDVTIRTVSAVVLILASARLLVRKNLQHMTQTEILIMAFFAAMLGAGTIMLTVPIVYPLLGFFIAALTLYGVQILKLKSQSFRTWMQAVPVPVIKNGKILEEAMKKQRLSSDELEAGLRRKGVFSVQDVEFAMLEDTGEIDVLLKSSLRPVTARDLHLNVLPVKETETIVRDGKIQHESLNRIGLTQRWIEQKVEAMNLTMDNVFLAQADRDGQLYIDTFDDQLKQKKPNEKAELWNALRNAEADLKSFARHTDNRSARQMYELCAVELEELKDKLKLYLAEKEGPSV
- a CDS encoding DUF1657 domain-containing protein, which encodes MKDTDHVRGCLATLHRLEAGLADLQMQTTDEEAHDVYRQACLKVRTVAGRLEGRLHELETEPPPLTN
- the spoVAE gene encoding stage V sporulation protein AE — protein: MTFVWAFIVGGLICVIGQLLMDVAKLTPAHTMSALVVAGAVLDGLGLYEPLIDFAGAGATVPITSFGNALVHGAVAEANQHGIVGIVTGIFEVTSAGISSAIVFSFLAALIFRPKG
- the spoVAD gene encoding stage V sporulation protein AD; protein product: MLLGQRTWTFHKRPVIISSGTAVGPFEGDGQLADDYDIIHEDMWCSQDSYEKAQKKLFEDAALKALDKAGKKPDDVQFIFAGDLSNQITSTSFACRTLCIPYFGLFGACSTSMEGLALAAFVMNAGGAKLVLSGAVSHNAVVEKTFRYPTEYGAQKPPTSQWTVTGAGFGLLAESGTGPVVTSATIGKVIDMGLSDPYNMGAAMAPAAVDTITGHLQDRGVGMDYYDLIVTGDLGKIGRSIALDLLKEKGTPVDPERFKDCGLMIYKDDQPVFAGASGAGCSASVLYSHLLGRIKKGELSRILVVATGALLSPLTFQQKESIPCIAHAVAIESGGGEQ
- the spoVAC gene encoding stage V sporulation protein AC, with amino-acid sequence MGKKKKLQNLTPEQRKYQETAQKHEIKRPVIANCIKAFLIGGLICTIGQAIQLFYMYQFDFTEKTAGNPTVATLIFIAVLLTGLGVYDRFAQIAGAGTAVPVTGFANSMASAAIEHRTEGYVLGVGGNMFKLAGSVIVFGTFAAFIIALILTITGFEGG
- a CDS encoding DUF421 domain-containing protein, with the protein product MNTTFPSLTVELLAGFFCLLILTKLLGKTQITQLTPFDFISALVLGELVGNAIYDKDTGLNYVLYAIALWGSLIYFIEYITQKWKKTRGILEGKPSIVIRSGVIDRNQLRKNKLDLDQLQHLLRDKDVFSMEEVAYAILEPNGTVNVLKNSPYQPLSKKDLHQVSESAVPLPISIISDGVWVDENVKQTPFDKPVIETILRQKGMTPKDILFAEYTPDQPLYIQLNHYPYVKKIDLG
- a CDS encoding DUF3907 family protein, which translates into the protein MGTDSVRGELSVTVEKLTKSADITREFLNSVTLQMLVDECGDDVRRSELSLVLDQLRRLLVYSDEAIEACKMLLTRKTLNAEHARKRMAWVYHHCVEEFFQPRFDTWYEDSRAAYSGIRAVTFRTAVPSRLKTMMALCEEPVQQLREELEYYGDFRAHSR
- the scpB gene encoding SMC-Scp complex subunit ScpB; the encoded protein is MKNEEIKAVMEGILFVSGEEGIDKKQLADVLDLNITAVKRCLAELAEDYKCEDRGIQILEAGDSVQLTTKAEHAPYFKKLVQSPSSATLSQAALETLAIIAYKQPVSRVEIEDIRGVKSERPIRTLTGKRLVKEAGRAEGTGRAILYGTTREFLEQFGLRTINELPPLPENPDEEDAEGEADLFFERFQEQIDEQS
- a CDS encoding segregation/condensation protein A — protein: MLEDMKELGEKDMHYSVKLQAFEGPLDLLLHLIQKNDLDLHDIPVAEITDQYMNYVHTMKVLQLDIASEYLVMAASLLEMKSSLLLPRQEEVYEDEDVFHDDEDPRDDLMKRLIEYKRYKEAAGDLREKEVERSHLFSKPAANLSAVADEDEKEVSEVDVSLYDMLDAFSKIAARKKKKKIVYSTVQRDEISIDDRMTHIVSRLEGVHGRVPFESLFDEQSRTQKVVTFLAVLELMKSKMIGCEQDSNFDSIVVYQT